The genomic stretch GCCGACGCCGACCGCAACCCGCCGGTCTACGACCCGCAGACCTTCAGCGTCACGCTCCCCGAGTCGTTCAAGAAGTCCTACCGCGCCGTCGTGGACGGGGAATGGTGGCGGCTCGAGCTGCCCAGCGAGCTGGGCGGTTTCGGGGCCAGCCCGAGCCTGCGGTGGGCGGCCGCCGAACTCGTGCTCGGCGCCAACCCGGCCTTGTTCATGTACTCCGGCGGCCCCAACTTCGCCGCCGTCGTCCACCGCAACGGGACCCCGCTGCAGCAGCAGATGGCGCAGACCACCATCGACCACCAGTGGGGGTCGACCATGGTCCTCACCGAGCCGGACGCCGGCAGCGATGTCGGCGCCGGCCGGACCCGGGCCATCCGTCAGACCGACGGCACCTGGCACCTGGAGGGGGTCAAGCGGTTCATCACCTCCGCCGAGTCCGACGTGGTCGACAACATCATCCATCTGGTGCTGGCCCGCCCGGAGGGCGAGGGCGTCCAGAACCGGCCCGGCACCAAGGGTCTCAGCCTGTTCATCGTGCCGAAGTTCCTGTTCGACCCGGCCACCGGCGAGCTCGGCGACCGTAACGGCGTCTTCGTCACCGGCATCGAACACAAGATGGGCCTGAAGGTCTCGACGACCTGCGAGCTCAGCTTCGGGGTGAACGGCACCCCCGCTGTCGGCTATCTGCTGGGCGAGGAGCACAACGGCATCGCCCAGATGTTCCAGATCATCGAGTACGCCCGGATGATGGTCGGCACCAAGGCGATCGCCACCCTGTCCACCGGTTACCTCAACGCCCTGGAGTACGCCAAGCAGCGTGTCCAGGGTGCCGACATGACCCGGATGACCGACAAGACCGCGCCCCGTGTCGAGATCATCCGCCACCCGGACGTCCGCCGGATGCTGATGAAGCAGAAGGCGTATGCGGAGGGGCTGCGGGCCGTCTACCTGTACACCGCGAGCTGGCAGGACCGCATCGCGCTGGCGGAGGCCGGTGCCGAGGGCGCCGAGCACGTCGACCTGTCCGTCGCCGCACACGTCAACGACCTGCTGCTGCCCATCGTCAAGGGCGTCGGGTCCGAACGGGCCTACGAGAACCTGGCCCTGTCGCTGCAGACCCTGGGCGGGTCCGGCTACACCCAGGACTACCCCATCGAGCAGTACATCCGGGACGCCAAGATCGACACCCTCTACGAGGGCACGACGGCCATCCAGGCGCAGGACTTCTTCTTCCGCAAGATCGTCCGCGACCAGGGCGCCGCGCTGGGGGTGGTCGCCGGCGAGATCGGCGCGTTCCTGCAGGCCGGGCTGTCGGAGAACGGCGACGGCCGGCACAAGGAGGAGCTCACCCTCCTCCGTACGGCCGCTGAGGACGTGCAGGCCATGGTCGGCACGCTGGTCGGTTTCGCACTGGCCGCCCAGGCCGATCCGCGCTCGATCTACCGGGTCGGGGAGCACGCCGTGTCCCTGCTGATGAGCGTCGGCGACCTGCTGATCGGCTATCTCCTGCAGCGCCAGGCCACGGTGGCCCAGCAGGCCCTGGACCGCGGCGAGGCCTCGGCGAAGGACGTCGATTTCTACACCGGCAAGATCGCGGTGGCCCGC from Nakamurella flava encodes the following:
- a CDS encoding acyl-CoA dehydrogenase yields the protein MGHYRSNLRDIEFTLFEVLGADASMGRGPFAEMDADTARTVLSELETVASGPVAASFADADRNPPVYDPQTFSVTLPESFKKSYRAVVDGEWWRLELPSELGGFGASPSLRWAAAELVLGANPALFMYSGGPNFAAVVHRNGTPLQQQMAQTTIDHQWGSTMVLTEPDAGSDVGAGRTRAIRQTDGTWHLEGVKRFITSAESDVVDNIIHLVLARPEGEGVQNRPGTKGLSLFIVPKFLFDPATGELGDRNGVFVTGIEHKMGLKVSTTCELSFGVNGTPAVGYLLGEEHNGIAQMFQIIEYARMMVGTKAIATLSTGYLNALEYAKQRVQGADMTRMTDKTAPRVEIIRHPDVRRMLMKQKAYAEGLRAVYLYTASWQDRIALAEAGAEGAEHVDLSVAAHVNDLLLPIVKGVGSERAYENLALSLQTLGGSGYTQDYPIEQYIRDAKIDTLYEGTTAIQAQDFFFRKIVRDQGAALGVVAGEIGAFLQAGLSENGDGRHKEELTLLRTAAEDVQAMVGTLVGFALAAQADPRSIYRVGEHAVSLLMSVGDLLIGYLLQRQATVAQQALDRGEASAKDVDFYTGKIAVARWFARNVLPELTARRAIVEAADLSLMDLPDGAF